One segment of Deltaproteobacteria bacterium DNA contains the following:
- the larC gene encoding nickel pincer cofactor biosynthesis protein LarC, which translates to MNIAYFDCFSGISGDMILGAFLDLGLPQKRLRQTLGLLPLPELRLTIKREERQGITGYALRVLGKNKEGHNRTYRSIKELIEKSPIEPEIKENSLAILKRLAGVESRIHGIPLEEVHFHEIGALDTIVDIVGAALAFHHFQIKEAVSSPLPLGRGWIRSGHGPLPLPAPATLALLKEAAVIPTDLDKELVTPTGAAILTHYAGSFGPPVSMTLKGVGYGLGQTHFPDRPNALRVWLGEKSPVLKKEKLIVLETNIDDMNPQWYNPLMEHLFEAGALDCLLIPCQMKKNRPAILIQVLSKPENQARLQDLLLKETTTLGIRSYEVDRLSLPRTIQSIKTPWGTVRIKKVTRPAQTHEKAEDFSIEFEDLKKLAGNQKGSLKEWDARIRTWMHKIDG; encoded by the coding sequence ATGAATATCGCCTACTTCGATTGTTTTTCCGGTATCAGCGGCGACATGATCCTGGGGGCCTTTTTGGATCTTGGGCTCCCGCAAAAACGCCTGCGCCAGACCTTGGGCCTGCTCCCCTTACCCGAGCTCCGGTTAACCATTAAACGGGAAGAACGTCAGGGAATAACCGGTTATGCCCTCCGGGTCCTTGGAAAAAATAAAGAGGGCCATAACAGAACCTATCGATCGATCAAAGAGCTTATCGAAAAAAGTCCAATAGAACCGGAGATCAAAGAAAACAGCCTGGCCATCCTGAAACGCCTGGCCGGGGTGGAAAGCCGAATCCACGGCATTCCTTTGGAGGAAGTGCATTTTCATGAAATAGGCGCCCTGGATACGATCGTCGATATCGTCGGGGCCGCCCTGGCCTTTCATCATTTTCAAATCAAGGAGGCCGTCTCCTCTCCCCTTCCATTGGGTCGGGGCTGGATCCGAAGCGGCCACGGTCCCCTGCCCCTTCCGGCCCCGGCTACTCTGGCCCTGCTCAAAGAGGCGGCGGTGATTCCAACGGATCTTGATAAAGAACTGGTTACCCCCACCGGGGCGGCCATCCTGACCCACTATGCCGGGTCCTTCGGACCGCCTGTGTCCATGACCCTGAAGGGGGTCGGCTATGGTCTGGGACAGACCCATTTCCCGGACCGTCCCAATGCCCTGCGGGTCTGGCTGGGCGAAAAATCCCCGGTCCTGAAAAAAGAAAAACTGATTGTCCTGGAGACCAATATCGATGATATGAATCCCCAGTGGTACAATCCCTTGATGGAACATCTTTTTGAAGCCGGGGCCTTGGATTGTCTCCTGATCCCCTGCCAGATGAAAAAAAACCGGCCGGCAATCCTGATCCAGGTCCTATCCAAACCGGAAAACCAAGCCCGTTTGCAGGACCTCCTTTTGAAGGAAACAACCACCCTCGGCATCCGATCCTATGAAGTGGACCGTCTGTCTCTGCCACGGACCATCCAATCCATTAAAACCCCCTGGGGAACCGTTCGAATTAAAAAAGTAACCCGTCCCGCTCAGACCCATGAGAAGGCCGAAGATTTTTCCATTGAATTTGAAGATCTTAAAAAACTGGCCGGAAATCAGAAAGGCAGTCTAAAGGAATGGGATGCCAGGATTCGAACCTGGATGCATAAAATCGATGGTTAG
- the lon gene encoding endopeptidase La — protein MAYQDIDFETEKIIGEPFKDLVLPPALPLIPVRDVVVFTNMILPLLVGRAGSILAVEKAVAQDRLVFLTAQKDSLTEDPKPEDLFSTGTVAIILRTLKLMDGSIKILVQGVSRARVLEYLEHQPFIRVRLENLTDQIQQNNQVEMEALMRNVREQSEKILSLKGMLSADVIAILNSIEEPGQLADLVASNLRLKIEASQEILEQSDPLIRLQRINEHLTKELEVSTVQARIQSEAKEEMGKGQREYYLREQLRAIRRELGEYEEKTAELTEYKTKLDQMQMPKEAREEALKQVSRLEQMHPDSAETSIIRTYLDWIVSLPWDKKTRDKLKVQEAQRILDEDHYDLTKVKERILEFLSVRKLNPQMKGPILCFVGPPGVGKTSLGRSIARAMDRKFIRISLGGVRDEAEIRGHRRTYIGALPGRILQGLKQVGTNNPVFMMDEVDKIGSDFRGNPAAALLEVLDPEQNFSFSDHYLNLPFDLSSVMFITTANSVDPIPSALRDRMEIIELSGYTDEEKLKIAEAYLLPRQIKENGLKPGQLRISRGTILTVINEYTEEAGLRNLEKELATICRKIARRIAEGEKGPFTVFKGNLHRFLGPPPFLPDELRNLHEVGVATGLAWTQSGGEVLYIETMIMKGKGNFTLTGQLGEVMKESAQAALSYARSRSERLHLKDNFYENFDIHIHIPAGAIPKDGPSAGITLVTSLISALTKIPVNKDIAMTGEITLRGKILPIGGLKEKTLAAIRAKIKTLIIPEQNKRDLMEIPLTVRRRIQVVLVKNIDEVIDLALMTPKTGIKKLLLKRKST, from the coding sequence ATGGCTTATCAAGATATTGATTTTGAAACGGAAAAGATTATCGGGGAACCTTTTAAGGACCTTGTCCTCCCCCCGGCCCTTCCCCTTATTCCCGTCAGGGATGTCGTGGTTTTTACCAACATGATCTTGCCTTTGCTGGTAGGCCGAGCCGGCTCCATCCTGGCCGTGGAAAAGGCCGTAGCCCAGGACCGTTTGGTCTTTCTAACCGCCCAGAAAGATTCTCTAACCGAGGATCCAAAACCCGAAGACCTTTTTTCCACTGGTACGGTGGCCATAATTTTGCGGACCCTGAAACTGATGGATGGGAGTATAAAAATCCTGGTTCAGGGTGTTTCCAGGGCCAGGGTCCTTGAATACCTGGAGCATCAACCCTTTATCCGGGTCCGTCTTGAAAACCTCACCGATCAGATCCAGCAAAACAATCAGGTGGAGATGGAAGCCTTGATGCGCAACGTTCGGGAACAGAGTGAAAAGATACTTTCCTTAAAAGGTATGCTGTCAGCAGACGTCATCGCCATCTTAAACAGTATTGAAGAGCCGGGGCAGTTAGCTGACCTGGTCGCTTCCAATCTGAGGTTGAAAATAGAGGCCTCCCAGGAAATCCTGGAGCAGTCCGATCCCTTGATCCGCCTGCAACGGATCAACGAACATTTAACCAAGGAATTAGAGGTTTCTACGGTTCAGGCCCGCATCCAATCCGAGGCCAAAGAAGAAATGGGTAAAGGCCAAAGGGAATACTACCTTCGGGAACAGCTTCGGGCCATCCGTCGGGAACTCGGAGAATATGAAGAAAAAACCGCAGAATTAACGGAATATAAGACCAAATTAGACCAGATGCAAATGCCCAAAGAGGCCAGGGAAGAAGCTTTAAAACAGGTTTCGCGCTTGGAACAGATGCATCCCGATTCAGCCGAGACTTCCATCATCAGGACCTATCTGGACTGGATCGTTTCCCTGCCCTGGGACAAAAAGACCCGGGATAAGCTCAAGGTCCAGGAGGCCCAAAGGATCCTGGATGAGGATCACTATGATTTAACCAAGGTTAAAGAGCGGATTTTAGAATTTCTAAGTGTCCGGAAATTGAACCCCCAGATGAAAGGGCCTATTCTGTGCTTCGTCGGGCCCCCGGGGGTTGGAAAAACCTCCCTGGGAAGATCCATTGCCCGGGCTATGGACCGAAAATTTATTCGCATCTCCCTGGGTGGGGTTCGCGATGAAGCCGAGATTCGCGGGCACCGCCGGACCTATATCGGAGCCCTACCGGGCAGGATCCTGCAAGGACTCAAGCAGGTGGGGACCAACAACCCGGTTTTTATGATGGATGAAGTGGACAAGATCGGTTCCGATTTTCGCGGAAATCCGGCCGCCGCCTTATTGGAAGTTTTGGACCCGGAGCAAAATTTTTCCTTCAGCGATCATTATCTTAATCTCCCTTTCGACCTGTCTTCGGTCATGTTTATCACCACGGCCAACTCCGTTGATCCCATCCCCTCAGCCCTCAGGGACCGGATGGAAATCATAGAATTATCCGGTTATACCGATGAGGAAAAACTAAAAATTGCCGAGGCCTATCTTCTTCCGAGACAAATCAAGGAAAACGGACTGAAGCCAGGTCAATTGAGAATAAGCCGGGGTACCATCTTAACGGTGATCAACGAATACACCGAAGAAGCCGGTCTTCGAAATTTAGAAAAAGAATTGGCTACCATCTGTCGCAAGATCGCCAGACGGATAGCCGAAGGGGAAAAGGGTCCTTTCACTGTTTTCAAGGGAAACCTGCACCGATTCCTCGGGCCACCGCCCTTTCTACCTGATGAACTCCGGAACCTCCATGAAGTGGGGGTGGCCACCGGGCTGGCCTGGACCCAAAGCGGAGGAGAAGTCCTTTATATTGAGACCATGATCATGAAAGGGAAGGGTAATTTTACCTTAACCGGTCAGCTCGGTGAGGTAATGAAAGAATCGGCCCAGGCGGCTTTAAGCTATGCCCGTTCCCGCTCCGAACGACTCCATCTTAAAGATAATTTTTATGAAAATTTCGATATTCACATCCATATCCCGGCCGGCGCCATCCCCAAGGACGGCCCTTCGGCCGGGATTACCCTGGTTACTTCCCTGATCTCGGCCCTGACCAAAATCCCCGTCAACAAGGATATTGCCATGACCGGTGAAATCACCCTGCGGGGCAAAATCCTGCCCATAGGAGGCCTTAAGGAAAAAACCCTGGCAGCCATCCGGGCCAAGATAAAAACCCTGATCATCCCGGAACAGAACAAAAGGGATTTGATGGAGATCCCTCTTACGGTCCGCCGTCGAATCCAGGTCGTTTTGGTCAAGAATATTGATGAGGTTATTGACCTGGCCCTGATGACCCCAAAAACCGGAATCAAAAAATTGCTCTTGAAACGGAAGTCAACTTAA
- a CDS encoding MFS transporter: protein MSSPTSPEITALLHNRSLRLFWAARLASTIGNQMLAVAVGWQIYALTGSPFYLGLVGLAQFLPMFLLTLVVGQIADRYERKKILGICQILQGAGTFTLAAGSFGGWLNKESILLIVFLFGAARAFEMPTGQAFMPNLVSRELLPRAIAWSTSFTMCAFIAGPALGGFLYAAGATTAYTVIGLLLWGASLLVSMIRSKPALMKREPTGLNSLFAGIAFIRSKPEILGAISLDLFAVLLGGATALLPVYAREILFVGPRGLGLLRSAPAIGALLMSLFLASHPLRHKIGKSMFLAVIIFGAATIGFGLSTSLVFSLGMLILLGAADVISVVIRQSLVQMRTPDAMRGRVSAVNSMFVGTSNQLGEFESGVTAAWFGVVPAVLFGGIGTIVVTLLWMRLFPGLFNADTPEDPAPLSSVIKPG, encoded by the coding sequence ATGTCATCCCCCACCTCGCCGGAAATAACAGCGCTTCTCCATAACCGGTCTCTTCGTTTGTTCTGGGCGGCCCGTCTGGCCAGCACCATAGGCAACCAGATGCTGGCCGTTGCCGTAGGCTGGCAGATTTATGCCTTAACAGGCAGTCCTTTCTATCTCGGTCTGGTGGGACTGGCCCAGTTTTTACCCATGTTTCTCCTGACCCTCGTCGTCGGCCAGATCGCCGACCGTTATGAACGTAAGAAGATCCTCGGTATTTGTCAAATACTGCAAGGTGCGGGAACTTTTACGCTGGCGGCCGGCAGTTTTGGCGGTTGGCTCAACAAGGAGAGCATCCTGTTGATCGTTTTTCTCTTTGGAGCGGCCCGGGCCTTCGAGATGCCGACCGGACAGGCTTTCATGCCTAATCTGGTATCCAGGGAACTCCTTCCACGGGCCATTGCCTGGTCCACTTCATTTACTATGTGTGCCTTTATCGCCGGGCCTGCCCTGGGCGGGTTTCTCTATGCCGCCGGGGCTACCACGGCCTACACCGTGATCGGCCTGCTCTTATGGGGGGCCAGTCTGCTCGTTTCCATGATACGATCTAAACCCGCTTTAATGAAAAGGGAGCCGACCGGCCTTAACTCGCTTTTTGCCGGCATTGCCTTCATTCGCAGCAAACCGGAAATCCTCGGGGCCATTTCCCTGGACCTCTTTGCGGTGCTTTTGGGCGGCGCCACGGCCTTGCTTCCGGTATATGCCCGGGAGATCCTTTTCGTCGGTCCCCGGGGATTGGGGCTCCTCCGTTCGGCCCCGGCCATCGGCGCTCTGCTGATGTCGTTATTCCTGGCCAGCCACCCCCTCAGACACAAAATAGGCAAGAGCATGTTCCTGGCCGTGATTATCTTCGGGGCGGCAACCATAGGATTCGGCTTATCGACCTCATTGGTCTTTTCTCTCGGTATGTTGATTCTGCTCGGAGCGGCCGACGTCATCAGCGTCGTCATCAGGCAATCCCTGGTTCAGATGCGTACCCCTGATGCCATGCGGGGGAGGGTGAGCGCCGTCAATTCCATGTTTGTCGGCACATCCAACCAGTTGGGCGAATTCGAGTCGGGTGTCACTGCGGCCTGGTTCGGTGTCGTGCCTGCCGTGCTTTTCGGCGGCATCGGTACAATCGTTGTGACCCTGCTCTGGATGAGGCTCTTTCCTGGCCTTTTCAATGCCGATACCCCGGAAGATCCAGCCCCCTTAAGCTCGGTGATCAAACCCGGGTGA
- the pyrR gene encoding bifunctional pyr operon transcriptional regulator/uracil phosphoribosyltransferase PyrR yields the protein MKGSKKRIALNAEEIHEALDRMVAQMVIDYPDTERLVLIGVRTGGAFLANRIQELIKAQKGLTVPTGALDITLYRDDWTRINHKPLVGKTEVPVCLDNKIIILVDDVLYTGRTVRVALDALIDFGRPRRISLAVLVDRGGRELPISADYSAIRLDTQQEERVNVYFKELGDMDQVIIEGGLRE from the coding sequence ATGAAAGGGAGCAAAAAAAGGATCGCGCTGAATGCCGAAGAGATCCATGAGGCCCTGGATCGAATGGTAGCCCAAATGGTAATCGATTATCCGGACACGGAACGCCTGGTCTTGATCGGGGTCCGTACCGGAGGGGCCTTTCTGGCCAATCGCATCCAAGAACTGATAAAGGCTCAAAAAGGGTTAACCGTTCCGACCGGGGCGCTGGATATTACCTTATACCGGGATGACTGGACCCGGATCAATCACAAACCCCTCGTCGGGAAGACGGAGGTGCCGGTTTGCCTGGACAATAAGATCATAATCCTGGTGGACGATGTCCTTTATACGGGCCGCACGGTTCGAGTCGCCCTGGATGCCTTGATCGATTTTGGAAGACCCCGCCGTATTTCCCTGGCGGTTTTGGTGGATCGCGGGGGCCGGGAATTGCCCATTAGTGCGGATTATTCCGCCATCCGGCTGGATACCCAACAGGAAGAACGGGTCAATGTCTATTTTAAAGAACTGGGAGATATGGACCAGGTGATTATCGAAGGTGGACTTCGGGAGTGA